AGACCTGGCTTATCCACTCAACAACTTCTCGGTTGCAAGTAAgcgacaaaaacacaaaagcttCAAATTGGGTTGATACTATGAACCTAATAAACCAATAACGGAGTCATCATTTAAATCTATTTcaaatactttcattttttttaaccttatctgacatctgcttttattttggaaaacaaaagtcaataaatatattgattttccccaaaaaatatttttccaatctgTACCCAAAATATAGTCATCTGTGGGTACATATTGGGATAAAAATTAATTGTATGCTTGTCAAAACAGAAATTGGCATGAGTTAAAACACTTCTCCACAACAAATATATAACAAAGTATCATGTGCGATAATTGCACTTCCTGTGTGTGCCTTTCAGAATGTCAGCTGATGAAGACAGAGCGCCCCAAACCCAACACATTCATCATCCGCTGCCTGCAGTGGACCACAGTCATCGAGAGGACTTTTCACGTGGACACTCCGGATGAGAGGTTGGcgtcaatttaatttttttttttttaaaaactgaacgCATACTTACACTTAGAGATAACAATGTGACCAAATTCTTTGATGCTGTCAGGGACGAGTGGGCGGAGGCCATCCAGATGGTGGCGGAGTCGCTGGccaagcaggaggaggagggcaTCCTGTGCAGCCCCACCTCGCAAATTGAGAACGTCAACGAGGAGGAAATGGACACCTCCATCAGCCACTACAAACGGAAggtaaatggttaaaaaaatggagattctgtcattttctggactatagaTCACACTTATTTCCATATCGTTGTTTTTCACATTGACATGTGTTAGaagctctcgagccacatgcggctcccggccaaaatgaatgcagctctttgcttcttatctgATTTGTATTTACtatctcttatttttattatctcttaaaacactcaaattcacccttataacaaaaaataatatttaaaaattaatttggcaGAATTCATCTTTTCATGATGCTTTTGACAAaaagtgtggctctttgacatTTAGTTGTTCACCACTTCTGGTTTAAGCGCATTGACATCCTATCTCGGCGGCCATTTTAGATCGACTGCTGTTTTTAGATGATTAACGTGCgtgactccttttttttttttttttttataacttgcCCTGCAGACAATGAATGACTTTGACTATCTGAAGCTCCTGGGCAAAGGCACCTTTGGCAAAGTCATTCTGGTGCGGGAGAAAGCCAGCGGAACTTACTACGCCATGAAAATCCTCAAGAAAGAAGTCATCATCGCCAAGGTAGGCTCAAGCCAACGGCTGTTACGCCAACAAACCATTAAGGCATTAACGCCACTATATATGTTCTACTTTGCGACAGGATGAAGTggctcacacactcacagaaAGTCGGGTATTAAAAAACACTCGGCATCCGTTCTTGACGGTAAGTGAGTGCCAGGACGATACGTCTTTAAAGACTTTGTGTCATGTACTCACTGTTGTTTTTGACATCCTTGTCGCAGTCTCTGAAATACTCCTTCCAGACTAAGGACCGCCTCTGCTTCGTTATGGAGTACGTCAATGGAGGAGAGgtcagtcttgtttttttttgctataaaaacacaacaaaaacatacatttttttaataagatttTTGTCTTTGGTTGTTTCGCCACAGCTTTTTTTCCACCTGTCACGAGAACGAGTGTTTTCTGAGGACCGCACGCGTTTCTACGGCGGCGAAATCGTCTCCGCTCTGGACTACTTGCATTCCGCAAAAATCGTTTACCGGGACCTCAAGGTAACATGCTAAATatgttaaaatgacaatttccaCCCGTTAAAATTATGTGACCGGTAAAGGTTAGCACAATATTACTTGTTTCTAAGTTAGCCCTTTTGCTAGCTtctcaaaaaaaatactatatttacaaatattgcGCAATGTTTATTAGCAGACATGTTAGTAAAGATTTCCAAAGATGAACCAACAGTTTTGTGTTCATGTCTTTAGCTGGAAAACCTGATGTTGGACAAAGACGGACACATTAAGATCACCGACTTCGGCCTCTGCAAGGAGGGCATCACGGACACGGCCACCATGAAGACATTCTGCGGGACGCCAGAGTACCTAGCGCCTGAGGTCGGGCATATCCCAAAACGtacgctttttattttttttatttactttccaATGACGGCATGTCTGTTTTCCCTACCAGGTGTTGGAGGACAACGACTACGGCCGCGCGGTGGACTGGTGGGGATTGGGCGTGGTTACGTACGAGATGATGTGTGGCCGCCTGCCTTTTTACAACCAGGACCACGAGAAGCTCTTTGAACTCATCCTCATGGAGGAAATCAAGTTTCCGCGCACGCTGTCGGCCGACGCCAAGTCGCTGCTGTCGGGTTTGCTCATTAAGGATCCCAACAAACGGTGAGAATGAACTCACTCACCTTGGAAAGTGATTGGCAGATGGGGAGGCGGGacttctcatctttttttttctgtcgcaTTCTAGGTTGGGCGGGGGGCCCGACGACGCCAAGGAGATCATGCGACACAGTTTCTTCGTCAGCGTGGACTGGCAGGACGTCTACGACAAGAAGGTGAGGCTGGATCCTCGTTGCACTGTGCTATAGGGGCCACTAGGTGGggcaaaaaacacaattaaagaCCACCCAAAAAGTAAACATAACAATTAGCCTtagaacaaaaaacatttttaacagagatacagaaacaattcatatttttaaatgttattccttaagagccacaatcagaatttaaaagtcaaaaatcgCCCTCTAGTGGGCGAGTTAAGGTAAGGGTGACGACCAGTCTATTCTGCCCATTAttgtacaataacaaaaatactgGGAAATGAAGACAACCGTGTCTTTCTTTAGGCATCAgctatatttgtcaaaaatatgtCACATTGGTCTTTTTTTAAGAAGTGTGCATCCTTTTCAGATGGTCCCACCCTTCCAGCCTCAGGTGAGCTCTGAAACGGACACGCGCTACTTTGACGAAGAATTCACGGCGCAGACCATTACCATCACGCCGCCGGAAAAATGTGAGTACAAAGCACTTAGAGGCGGGGCTAACCGGTTAGGAAAGACAGGCGATCAGATTTGAAACAATTCGTGACCATTTTATTTAGACGACGAGGACGGCATGGACGCCGCCGACAACGAGCGGCGGCCTCACTTTCCGCAGTTCTCCTACTCGGCCAGCGGGCGGGAGTGAGCGCCCTCCGACCCCGCCCGCCACCCGACTCCGCCGGCGGCCATTTTGAGGAAAACACGTAGccattttaggaaaaaaagcagtCCCAGTCTCTCCTCTCCGTCGCGCCAGCGGGCGGAAGTCGGGAAGTCTCTCGCTGgactttaaagtttttttgcaCAGTGGGCGTGCGCCCACGCTAAACAGGAGTcggccacgttttttttttctctctctccccctcccccaccccgcGGAAGGCCAATTTGTTCGTATTTATTTTCCTCTCCGTCTCagtattaccttttttttcacgtcgtcctggTGGTGGCGACGACGATCgccctattttttgttttgtttttttgcactgaCGCCGGAAGGAGACGACGAGGCGCTTTTTTTCCCGGGAGCAAAGCACCAAAAACGTTGCCTTACGCCGTCGtcgcttttttgttttgttttttcttttgtttttattttttgaggcAAGCGTGCATGACTCCTGGTTCACCTCGACCAAACCGCACGCGCGCACAAAAACGTTCCTATTTGTCGTCAGTCGGTCGCCACGAAAACACGTTTTTgccaatgggggaaaaaaaacgtttactAGGAGGGGCGTTAGGTCCGTTCGCCGCGTGATTACGTTTAGCCGAGGATCTTACGCACACAGGCCGACAAATACACGCCAGGAATACGAACATACAACCGCGGTCAAAAGTTTGGAGACGCTTCACCATTCAGATGAATGAGAAAgcgtctcaaaacttttgaccgAGGGTACACACATATGGTGGTCCACTATTTAAGTCTGGTGGGGGAAGGGTGTTATAAACCGTTGCTGTCTTTAgacgtggaaaaaaaagtgcagaaatTAGACCTGAAATGCTTCCGGTTTTCATTCTTCTTCATTAGCCCAAGTGATCTGTAATGGAATTACATGCAAAACAATGCTAAGCTAAATTTTCTAAATTATTAGAAGggtaaactgtaaaaaaaaagggggttacTGCGACTTTAAATATACACTATAAGCATTATGAAGTGAATATTGTTGCGAGTCCCATGTGAAATTGTCAGTAAAGGTATGTGTGACGTATATATTCGTGAGAGGTTGACACCTGGAGAGTTTTACCTGTTAGCTAGCAAGCTAGCTAAAGCGGAAACTCAAAACGAAGCCTGCCAGACCAACTCGGCTTTTTATTGTCGCGTGCAAGttgataaataaacaaaaaagattGGTCGAAGTGGCTGATAGGACAATGTGAGACGTTGCGAAGGGTATCGAGGAGAGAAAGTGCTGTAAAAGTTGATCGAAAAGTCGGAAAGTGACATAGGAATCGGAATTTAGCGCGCCAGGCGACCGCTAACGTgagccaacacacacacacacatatgaacATGTTAGCATACATGAAGGAATTCTACATTTACACACAAAGTGTTTTATGTCTTTTGCGGATACGCACCAGGACTGTTGTTGGCATTTTGAGGGTGACCAATCACTTTGAGTTTAAAACGACGCTTCCAGACGCAGAATTCCGTCTCGTTCCAGAAACATTCCCGTGAAATGACACCATTCCGTGTCATGTACATAGTTATGCAATACGCtctcttctgtattttttgtttgtttgtttgctctttttttgttgttttttaaaccgGTATGTCGCCACGGAGACAGAAAcctagccccgcccccctccccatGTTCACCTTCGCTGTCACGGTTTGCGTCAGCGGCGTTTGTTGACAAGTGACGACAAAAAGTTGAAATGTTTAAGACAAAGTGGCatctcgttttttttgtttttttttatccgttggggtttttgtgggttttcgtCATCCTCTCTTGACTATTTTCCCTGTTTTTCTCTAACTTGCGAAAcccggggaaaaaaatgaaaagcacttgggaggaaaaaaaataattgctggatgatgatgatggttaAGATTGGTTcattaactgatttttttttttttttaatcatttccttttagttttgtttttggatggtttgttttgttttctgttttcttaCCAAAATGTTAGAGCAAGAACCCAGTAGTGGACTTGCTTTGCTGTGCtagtatttattttcaattaaattaaatgaaacacatttcacactgtcttctttttttcagttattaAGTTACGCAAATAAACTCATTAGTAGGAATTGATGAcatattcctctttttttaatacatccAAAAATTTGgtagaaaaatgtaatttttacaaGATCCACTTAAGCCCACAACTAGCGTTTAAAGCTACATTTCATGTCTACAATTGTAAAGATAAGAAAAATACTGACATTTAtcttcatttaattttgatttattttcagaattaatattttagataaatgtttgttttatattaacatttatttatttattgtaaacaAGTACGATTTTATAGTCTGAGTTTCAATGACTCAAAAGATGATTTGAAACACCAAATGTTTGCTTTACCTCTTTAGTAACGAAAAGAATAAGTCCACAAGTCCCCCAAACTGTTCCTAGCTTGCTATTtacaaaattggattttttcacatttggttttaaacaacaaaaaagaaaaaaaaatatccacatGATGTTTAGTCATAAATTCCTGAAAAGGTACCTGCTTGGACCAAACTTTAAACGGAGATCATTCTGGGAGGACAGGAGGCCAGTCCACATCGACAGactgaaaaatggaaaacaggaagatatgcatttttaataactaagaaaaattaagatttttttccaatcacatTTGTTCACTCTCCTGAAGTGACAGCCAATTAGTAAATAAAAAAGCAGAACAAGAGcataaaaattaatgaataaataaaagtattacCTGTACATCTAGCTCTAGTATGTCTGTGTCTGTATCTAGCAGCTGACATAAATTTGGCTTGGTACGCCCAAAGTCTCCGTGGACAAATTCTTTTATGTATCTGGATGTGTATTTTCAGGagaacatctttaaaaaaataaatgcacaatATACAAATAGGTAGCACTTGGGGCCAAAATATGGGGGGAAATTTGGTAGAACAAAACCATGGCTTAGGACTAGGATACGTTCCGGCCTGCGTCTTGAGACTGAGCTGGAAGTGGTGATCATCCACGAAGCTGGTACTCATGCTGTGGATGAGGCGCTGGCGGACCGCCAGAGTGCGGCGGTGCAGGACTCTAAGGGGGGTCTTCTGGTCCACCGTCAGGTCCTTCAACGACAATGGAACGTCAACACAGGCACGTTTTGGCAATGGGCGGAAATTCCGCTCTAGCGCACCCACCTGGATGCGGTCGATGAAGGCAATGTCATCTTTCTGGATGGACTTGAGCGTCCACACCAAGGCTCGGTAAGACTTGGTCTTCTCCTCCTCACCTTCTTTCATGCGGCTCATGGCGTCTCTGCACGTATTTTGGATAAAGTATTGGGAAAGGaaataggaaagaaaaaaaatctacctacCTGCTGACCATCTGCAGGTCTCGAACTCGAATCTTGTCGGAATTTGTGTTGATCACCTGTGACAATTTGGATTTAGTTTGATGATTCATTGAGTAATGGCAAACAAGTAAGTGACTTTTTTCACATGTAATGCAAGATACAGTTTAGCCCAGAAAATATGGTCATTGATATCTTGTCATGATTATACGACCACAAAGTGTCACAACACCTGCTGCACGTTTTTCATGTCCTCCTCGCTGAGTTTTCCCTTGTGAGGGTTTAGCAGCTCCAATGCAAATGGTCGAcctggaaaaaggaaaaacgagAGCAGTTGTCATAAGTAACGGCCGCCATTTTCCATTTGTGCCTCTTACCATTTCCCAATGTGCGTACGTCCACGTCTTCGCGGCCGGACGAGGAGAAATTAAACCCTGGGGAAACgccaaaaagacaaaagttGGACGGATGTCGGCGTGGTGGCGGCATACTGATATTCTGGGCGATCTCCACCTCCCGCTCTGAACGCGGCCAGGATGGGCGTGGCGATGAGCTCCTCCACCGACGACTCCATCCGCCGCTCGCCGTCGATGAGCCAGGGCGTCTGCGGGAGGCTGCGGCAGAACTTGTTGTAACGCCCTGAAGAACACATACCCATGGCGTAACCAggcaaaaggaagaagaaaaaaaagtgccctGTCCTTATGCTTACCCGCCACGAAGACGGAAGCGTGGACGCACCGCACGTCTGGCGGCGTGCAACTGGTGGCTGGTCGAGACGGTGGCCACGGTGAGTgtctgtcatttaaaaaacaacacaaaaaaacagcaaacaggAACTTTTTACAAACAAGTTTTAGAGGAGGTTTTTGAGAGTGGACTGACTTGGTAAATTTGCTGTCAGGGATCTTCTCCAGGGCTTTCACCACTGCCATGCGGGTAAACACTGACTGGACGCACACAGTTTGCCATTAGTCGCCGAGGTTAGTGTCATGACATCTAAAAGTGTGTGTAATCTAAAATGTTTTAGATTCCATCAAGTCCTATTCAGGTGggttcagttatttttttaatgtattttcattgaACATTTCTACTTAACAGGCAGATTATTGACTCACCAGTTTGTTCTTAGTGGGTTTGAAGCAGTCCGGACAAGTGGACCCACTGAAAGAAAAAACGTCGGAAAGTCATCCTAAAAAGAATCTCTCGCTTTTAAAGTGGGGAAGGTTGAAGCTCCAAACTCACAGAAAGTGACAGTCGGCATCTGTTTCTGGGTGGGTGAAGCCCACGCTGACCTCCAGTGCACTCTGGAAATAATCATGCCAATTGGGTATAGTCAAGGCAAGACTATTAtcatagatttttatttttttattttttttttaaataatgttggTATGAGGCAAGAAATAATGGATTTTGCCAGTTGCTTTTTGGGATTTGAGTCCAGATCCTCCAAAGCTCATTACCTTGGCTACCACAGCGACACCGTCCAACTCCTGAGCCAGAAGACCCTGCATGATCCACTTGAAGGCCTCCTTCACCGCAATGACATCATCGCGGACCAGCACGCAACACTTGGCTCTGGTGGGAATTGTGCCATGCTTTGTGAAAATCGCCCGATATCAAGACgtattttggtaaaaaaaaaaaaaaaaagggccatTACCTCACATGCTCCTTCACATGAAGCCAGCACGAGTGCTGCAGATCCCAGCAGGCGTCCAGAAAGGAAAGagaatgttaaaatgtaaagaaattctatcaaaatgcaatatttttagcTAGTCAGTCCTTAAACGTCAATTCTGAGTAAAATATACATGTGACATAATGGTCATCTTAAATCTACATTCGGTTGCACTTCTCATCTTAACCACTAGATGGCAACAGTCCCTTAAACAGCCCATCTCCATAAGCACAGAGGTTAAAACCTGAAATGTGGACATCAATTTAGGGAACTATAATTTCgggattttgttttatattgatAAGGTTATAGAAAAAATAACCATAATGATATATAGCATCATTTTGATTGTGATTTACTTTTGTCAACACATATACAGACCTCGCGCACGCACATCTGAGCAGGAAGCGAGATGGACAGCAGCAAAGTGTCAACCTCATACTTTTCCTCCTTCACCGCGTTGGCAATCTGCAAAGACATGAGCCACGTTCCTTTATAGCGCATTTTAGCACTTTTCTTTTGGCCAAATATCCCTTCTTTAAATTCAATGCTTTATCAAAGCTACTTTTAAAGCAAATAATTGATTGAATTGTTTGAAACAACAGGTAAAATCAACCATTTTGTGGGTGTGTCTCACCTGCATAGCTTGGGTGACATCACTGAGGTGCTGCAGGACGCCCAAGCACAACACGCACACGCTGGACTCCTCTACCGGATCATCCACTGTCAGCTTGCTCTTCTTACTGACTGGTTCCGGCACCACGGCATCCTGGGAATCGGACTTCATACTACAGTCCTCGGGTCCGCTGATAAAAGCTTGGAGCTGGCTTAGTGTTTCCTATTGTGGGGTAAAAATCCAGGATAGATTAATTACTGTTCAATGGAGATGCTTCTTATTTATTACGTGTTGTCTACCTGGCGGTTCTGCCTGTAAGCATCTGGTACACCAATGCAGCAGAACCTGAGCACACAACGAGCGCAGCAACCAGACGTCAACAGCTTTTTGATGATGaccttgtctttttcttttaaggGCAGCATCATTTCTGTTAACAGCAATAAGAAAGAGTTTATTTCATGTGTTGAAACAACATGCAAGGCTACTAACATCCACAAGAAACATTTGAATTGGAGTAGTGGGTATATTTTAGTTTATTATTTTAAGTTCCTTGGTCATTCAACTAGAAATTCTACTTCAAATTGATAAGCGTGTCGTGACTATTGAATGAAAAAGTAAACTTTATTTCCTTTGTACGTGCCCACCAAAGAACAATGACTTGTATTAGTGAGTTTAAGAATTTATAGTATTTTACAATGACACGAGAGTACCATACttagtgttttgttttgaagtacTACGCAGTTAACAGAGCATGTGTTCGTCACACCGGCTTCTGATTAGGCTAATTTAGTCTACTCATCGTACATACTGACCGTCTAAATAGGCCACAAAATTGGACACTTAACAACCAACTGGAGCGAGAAAATATTGAACATGTATCCTAGATAATGTGTCTAGGGATATAGAATAAATAATTgcaaaatatactaaaataattGGAGTTTTGCTAACACTGACTTGCTAACATGACTGTAAACCTTTTCCTGTTTCAGAAGAGCAGGCAAAACGAATCAAACGAGAGCAGTTTGTCTTCATTTAGAATAactaatatataattaaaattggaataaaactaaaatgactTACCCTTCAAGAAATGGAACTACGCGCAGTAGTtgacaatgtgtattttatctGACAGGTGATACATACAATTCTGATTGAATCTTTTGCATTGGCGCGCACCAAGTTATGTCTGCTGACGTCATTTTTCTGCGCCCTCTTCTCGCG
This region of Stigmatopora nigra isolate UIUO_SnigA chromosome 6, RoL_Snig_1.1, whole genome shotgun sequence genomic DNA includes:
- the akt3b gene encoding RAC-gamma serine/threonine-protein kinase — protein: MSDQNVVKEGWVQKRGEYIKNWRPRYFLLKTDGSFIGYKDKPQDSDLAYPLNNFSVAKCQLMKTERPKPNTFIIRCLQWTTVIERTFHVDTPDERDEWAEAIQMVAESLAKQEEEGILCSPTSQIENVNEEEMDTSISHYKRKTMNDFDYLKLLGKGTFGKVILVREKASGTYYAMKILKKEVIIAKDEVAHTLTESRVLKNTRHPFLTSLKYSFQTKDRLCFVMEYVNGGELFFHLSRERVFSEDRTRFYGGEIVSALDYLHSAKIVYRDLKLENLMLDKDGHIKITDFGLCKEGITDTATMKTFCGTPEYLAPEVLEDNDYGRAVDWWGLGVVTYEMMCGRLPFYNQDHEKLFELILMEEIKFPRTLSADAKSLLSGLLIKDPNKRLGGGPDDAKEIMRHSFFVSVDWQDVYDKKMVPPFQPQVSSETDTRYFDEEFTAQTITITPPEKCEYKALRGGANRLGKTGDQI
- the pus10 gene encoding tRNA pseudouridine synthase Pus10 isoform X2, which encodes MLAKMMLPLKEKDKVIIKKLLTSGCCARCVLRFCCIGVPDAYRQNRQETLSQLQAFISGPEDCSMKSDSQDAVVPEPVSKKSKLTVDDPVEESSVCVLCLGVLQHLSDVTQAMQHSCWLHVKEHVRAKCCVLVRDDVIAVKEAFKWIMQGLLAQELDGVAVVAKSALEVSVGFTHPETDADCHFLGSTCPDCFKPTKNKLSVFTRMAVVKALEKIPDSKFTKHSPWPPSRPATSCTPPDVRCVHASVFVAGRYNKFCRSLPQTPWLIDGERRMESSVEELIATPILAAFRAGGFNFSSSGREDVDVRTLGNGRPFALELLNPHKGKLSEEDMKNVQQVINTNSDKIRVRDLQMVSRDAMSRMKEGEEEKTKSYRALVWTLKSIQKDDIAFIDRIQDLTVDQKTPLRVLHRRTLAVRQRLIHSMSTSFVDDHHFQLSLKTQAGTYIKEFVHGDFGRTKPNLCQLLDTDTDILELDVQSVDVDWPPVLPE
- the pus10 gene encoding tRNA pseudouridine synthase Pus10 isoform X1, producing MLAKMMLPLKEKDKVIIKKLLTSGCCARCVLRFCCIGVPDAYRQNRQETLSQLQAFISGPEDCSMKSDSQDAVVPEPVSKKSKLTVDDPVEESSVCVLCLGVLQHLSDVTQAMQIANAVKEEKYEVDTLLLSISLPAQMCVREHSCWLHVKEHVRAKCCVLVRDDVIAVKEAFKWIMQGLLAQELDGVAVVAKSALEVSVGFTHPETDADCHFLGSTCPDCFKPTKNKLSVFTRMAVVKALEKIPDSKFTKHSPWPPSRPATSCTPPDVRCVHASVFVAGRYNKFCRSLPQTPWLIDGERRMESSVEELIATPILAAFRAGGFNFSSSGREDVDVRTLGNGRPFALELLNPHKGKLSEEDMKNVQQVINTNSDKIRVRDLQMVSRDAMSRMKEGEEEKTKSYRALVWTLKSIQKDDIAFIDRIQDLTVDQKTPLRVLHRRTLAVRQRLIHSMSTSFVDDHHFQLSLKTQAGTYIKEFVHGDFGRTKPNLCQLLDTDTDILELDVQSVDVDWPPVLPE